From Ictalurus punctatus breed USDA103 chromosome 2, Coco_2.0, whole genome shotgun sequence:
aacattgccACAGATTCTTCAGGGGCTTCTTTAAAAACAAAGGCCACCGTGTCTTTGAAGCAGTCtggcattttaaaaatctgtggtCCTCAACCTGAAGTACGTGACTCTTACTTTAGATACTCTCTTTCAAATATCCAGGGTTCTGCATCTGTATTGTAAGAAACAATCGTAGCTGTTCGCATTTGGGAAATAAATACAGCATATCGTTTGCATCATTCAGATGACTTCAGTGCCTATTATGAAGCTGGGCGAATGCTTTAATTGGTAGATGTCTCTGACTGAGTGAATGTTGTTGATATCAGTTGCTGTTTACTGCAATGAGAGCAGAATTGAAAGCagcctgtgtttgtgtaaggtGTGTTTCAGGCTGTTAAATCATGCACTTGCAATTTGTTAGTGCAAACAGATCTGCATTCAGTCTAGCagcagtgagtgaatgagttaTAAGCCAGGTCTATTATGGGCTtcacatttaattaataaaaagagagaaattcTGGAAGACAAGACACAACCTGAGAATGTTAACTTTACTTTATAGTATAGCAGTTTAAATGGTATTGTACAGAGCccggtatttttttttctttcactgtatTGCTATCATTATGCCATCTACTGTCATACTTTGGTAAATTAGCTAATTATCTCATCTGCTCCCTCTGTAGGATTTGTAATCGGACTCGCTTTTTATAGGTTTTTGCACTTACAATAAATATGTCAAAACTTTCCTATATAGCAAAAGAGGGATGGACCATTGCTGGTTGTTCATggccatatgtgtgtgtgtgtggaataaaTGGGATTCGTTAATTCAAATCTGGTTGAAATGATGAAACTATATCTCAGACATGAGATACAATAGGATTGCAATTTTACACCAAGCTACATTCTGACCTATTTAGAAGCTGCACAAGCATTAAATATTGTTGGTTGTGTTCTGGCCCATTTTTGGCCCAGATTCCAAATGCTGTTAAATTTGTCATTGTCTTAACTGACCAGCATATGCTTATAGTTAACCATATTTATCCCTAGAATTGTTTGTAATCTGTGAGATTCTGTGTCAGTGTGATGTAAAGTATTGGTGAGCTGGAGCCAGATTCTGCTAGCCCTGACCCTCAGGATCCACTCTCTGATAGTGAACCTGTTCACTATATACTCAGATATAAACATGCACTCAGATAAACTATGTGGAATGATTTAGAAGGGTAGctgacacccacacacacacttttcaatGTGGTTCACTGTAGTCTGGGGACACCCAGGGGTTTGTGATCAGGGGTctgtggtggaaatcacaactgACCATCATCATAGTTACTATATTTTTATTGACTTCTTAAAATTACTATCCTATTTGACTAGCTGCTCGAATTAAATGGATTTAATGCAAAGCtcaataacaataacaagtagtcttataaaaaaaaaagtcacttgaACTGGTATCCTGTCATTGGAAAGTTCAGGGGTAGAAGGTTCTAGGGCTTAAATAAATAGCCAAATTATTATTGCACACTTAATACAGTACAATAATGAGTCTAATATTTGTATAGTTGGATAGTGTTCATAAAAATGTACTGGCGGCTCAGTGGAATTTTACAGTCAAAGGGGTCCTTGGCTACAAAACATTTGAGAACCCACTACTGGATCTATAGATCAGACATAACCAAGTCCTCTCCTCGAGATCTTGTCCCAATGATATCTAATGTAGCAGGACAACACCTGCAGCTCACCAATGAGAAACAACAGAtcattatttctgtttaataaacacTGCTGAGGAGATGCACTGATGCATTTCGGTCCATCATCAAAAAACCTGCAGAAGTGTGGTGGGAAGTTGGCAGCAACATCTGGGGAGACATTAATTCATTACATGTTCATGAACCCCTGCTGAGAAGGAAAGTAATAATGATgcagaaatgaaacaaacaaatgataTGGAGATTCAAGCTCTTTTTAAGCATTtgctattaaaatgtttttatctttctagaagtttttttttctctatttgtttgatgtttgtttaaatgttaattgtGGCTTTTGAATTCCAACAGGTAATTACAGCTTGCTACAGACCATGAAGGAGAGGGAGTCTCACCACACACTTAAAAGTAGTAAACACGCCTCACAGCGCACCCCATACACACAGCCTGCtaatgcatgcatgcatgacTGCATATTTCTACAATAAATTCACTATTCCTCTTCCATTTTGATACGTCTCGATTACACAATCAGTCCCTGAAGGTGTTCGTTTTTGTCCCTCTATTATCCCAAAGataacagatgtttttttttaaagttctctGTCAGTTTTACCTAGCCACAAtacatctttattatttattaaaaaatacaagatatatacatttaaaaaatgtcactCTGTTTTACTTCCTTTTTATTTAAGTACAAacatacaatggatataaaaagtctacacacccctgttaaaatggcaggtttttgtgaagtgaaataaaatcatataaaattaaattaaaaactatCAGAAccattttaggggaaaaaatgttcaataaaaaaaattgcataaatgtgcacacccctaaactgaTACTTTtttaaagcaccttttgattttattacactactcagtctttttgggtaagagtctatcagcatggcacatcttgacttttgtcattctttcttgcaaaaacattctacatCCATCAAATTGTAGGGGCAACTCCTTGCACACAGCTCAcgtcagttcaccccacagattttagatggattcaggtctgggctctggctaagTTATTCAAAAACATGGattttcttttggttaagccattcctttgttgatttggatgtatgatttgggtcattgtcatgccaAAAAAActaattccttttcatcttcagcttactagcagacacctaaaggttttgcactaaaatcgactGATATTGGAAGCTGTTTATGATTCCCTcaccagttctggctgaagaaaagcagccctaaagcatgatgctgccaccaccattcttcactgtgggtatggtgttcatttggtggtgtttttttttgcaccaaacatacttTTTGGAATGATGGAATTATCATagcttttggaattggtctcatttTGCCACATGCTTTTGGGTGGTTTAGGaaggcttggatgttttttgtgagaaagggcttctgttTAGCCACCGTACCCCACAgctcagacatgtgaagaacatGAGAGATGTAGAGAGAAATAACATGCAAAGAGTAATCAGTCCTTTTCAGATATTCCTGTagttcctttaatgttgccgtaaGTCTCTTGGCAGTCTCCCTGGTaattttttgtcttgtcctttagTAAATTTTGGAGGGtcatcctgttcttggtaatatcactgtggtgccccattCTCTCCCCTTGTTcatgatggccttcacggtgttccatggtacatctgaTGTTTTTGAAAAGTATTTTATACGCTTCTCCTGATTGTTATCCTTTGACAAGTTAGATACAATACAGGCCTtttaagctctttgtggaccatggcttcaggagccagatgaaaccaaaaagatttgaagaaaatcctacagaaactgCTGGTCATTATTTGTGgttaatcaaaataatttcatagatgacagctgtatgataactAATTTTGAACATGAGACTAAATGTGATTGGTTTATATTGAAgacagccacacccccaaagggtgtgcacacttatgcaaccaggttaaattaaagggtgtgcacacttatgcaaccaggttattgtatgtttttccccactatttttccctaaaatgtttctgattgtatttcacttattttttatacattgtTATGTCATATTGatggtggaaaaagttctgacatgatttattttagtttcatttttttaactttacaaaaacatgccattttaaCGGTAGTGTGtggactttttatatccattgtataaaaacaacattgattttttttttttagcagcacACTGCTGTTGCTTATTTTCCTAATACAGCACAACCTATCACTGATTATCTTCCTATAACTACAGtgccctgttgttgattattttgttaTAACAGCACcctgatgtttattattttcctataacaacatacCTCAATCATGGTTAGTTTCCCATGACAGCATGCCCTGactatgattattttttttctataacagcacaccttaTGGTTGACTGACTTCCTATAACAGTATCCTGCTGTTAATTATTAAGCTATAATAGCACACACTGTCGTTGATTATGTTCCTATAAtacccctgctgaaaaaaccccaacagtaaccatcacagaaattccaatggtttccattacaaatcCCATCAAAACCATcggctaaccattaaaaccattacaattacTGGTGTTTAAAGTATctactagacataacatgccaccaaaagaaggcaacaaattaccagcagagacccacagggaccatttcagtttctattaaaaccattacaattcccattataaccattacaaattctataagggtttctattgttgttgttttttttcagtagggaGATACCCTGTCATGCATTATTCCTTcttgtgaattattattattattattattattattattattattattattatccatccaccTTCTCTACCGGTTATCCTTTAGGGTCgaagggaacctggagcctatcccagggggcatggggcacaaggcggggtacaccctggacagggtgccaatccatcgcacaatcacatacacattcatacactatgaacactttggacatgccaatcagcctacaatgcatgtctttggactgggggaggaaaccggagtacccggaggaaacccctgcagcacagggagaacatgcaaactccgcacacacagggtagtgacgggaatcaaacccccaaccctggaggtgtgaggcaaatgtgcctCACTAAGCCATCTTGTGCCCtatgcttcttcttcttcttcttctacttatttttattattattattattattattaacatttttttcttctaaagtCTGAAAACGTCTGTAATTTAAAGGTGCTCATTTCCAGAAACATTATGCAAAATTCTGAAAACATTTTGGAAAAGCATTACATTGTCTTTAGATGTCTTCTGCACCAACCCAGTGTCTCTAATGCATATTAAGTCGCATGTTTCCCCTTTTTGCGATACACTtattggaatttaaaaaatacgattaaaaaaaaatcatcaaaaaaaagagagaaagagagtatgCGTCTGTCATGGCgcccctctcttctctccacacagtgaaatgtttcTGGGCTAAACCCTCACCCCCAGAgccaccaccccccccccccccccccccccatgggCGTGGCCAGGCTCGCGCAACGCTTTAACTACTTTTCCCGGCTTGCATTGTAATTTAACTCTTGGCCACGTCCACCGGCCACGTCGCCCCGCGTTCGCCATATTTCTCGGAGGAATGCGCTGGAAAAGTGTTGGAAAGCGGTTCAAGCAATTTTCACCCGTCTCGTATTCGTAACAGCGGATAAAACGATTCGCTCTTGCTTCGTGTTCAAGTCGAGGAACATTTAAAAGCCACGATGAATATCTTTAGGCTGGCCGGAGATCTGTCTCACTTAGCGGCAATCATCATTCTGCTGCTGAAAATCTGGAAAACCCGTTCCTGCGCAGGTAAGCCGAGCAGCTGCGGGGGAAATTATGTGTGCATTTAAGTTTATACATGGCTTTACTTtatcttgtgtgtttgtgcacgaTACATTTTGTTTCATTCAAACGGCACCGAAGTTGTTCCGTCCTGTCTTGGCTAGTTTCGTGTTAGCAAGCTAACCCAAGCTAACTCGTCAGCAGCTTTTCATTTGAAGGAGCCTGAGTGAATTTTATTGAATGAAAATGGTTGTGGTTATTGCTATTAGGAAGAAAAGTACAATGTATGTTGCTTACTGCGACGTTACCTGAGGTAACTAAGGAGTGAGCAAGCAGCTAACATTCCTACTGCTAGCTAACGCTTAGGGACTAACTAGCTGGACATGTTAGCAACTAAAAGAGAAGCTAGATTGATGGGTAACGCTAATGAGTGTTGTATTGTGGGATAATATCAGAAACTGCAATGAATAATGTCCTAGAGGTGTAGAAGTGTTTGAAGGGTGGCTCAGTACTATGTTggctaacatttatttattttatatatatatatatatatatatatatatatatatatatatatattatatatatatatatatatatatatatatatttcctgtCTTTTGAATGATTAGTTACTGTTGAATAGGTGATAACTGCAGCTGcaaatgttgttgttaatgTAATAAAAGGACCCACGATTGCTTTACTGTTTGACCATACAAACCATGCCTAGTCGATAACATCGATCAAAAACATAGCGAAGTGCAAACTACTTGCGTTTTAAGTTTGCACTGCTGTTTCAAAGCGACCTCAGGACAGTGTGTATTAATGCAGTGTTATTAAACTGCATTATCCAGAAGGAAGTCTATCATTACAGAACTCTTCGTGACGTGGCAGCACCTCATAGGCGTCATCGCGCTGCACTTCCATGCTCCGAAGTGACATGTCCTAGATATCAACATAGCTGATTACTGAGCCTTCTGCCATCGCTTGAGCATTTACATGCAAACGCTGACTGTTTTGCTTGCTTTTCTGACAGGAATCTCTGGGAAAAGCCAGATACTCTTTGCTTTGGTGTTCACAACACGTTACCTGGACCTGCTCACCTCCTTTATTTCTCTCTACAACACGTTCATGAAGGTAGGTGGTTTCTCAtttcgacaaaaaaaaaagtgagataacATAGTTTGCATTTACCACAGCCCTTTCCTGTCGTTTCATTACTAGATTGTCTACATCGGATGTGCCTATGCTACCGTGTACCTCATCTACATGAAATTCAAGGCTACTTATGATGGAAACCATGACACCTTTAGAGTGGAGTTTCTAGTAGTTCCTGTGGGAGGCCTGGCCTTTTTGGTCAATCATGACTTCTCTCCTTTGGAGGTATGTTACGTGTTAATCATTGTGTACATTGTGTTGAACTGAACATGCATGAgtttggcatttaaaaaaaaaaaaacaaaaaaaaaaacgctgtgTCTTTATGAAATCAGATCCTGTGGACCTTCTCCATCTATCTTGAGTCAGTGGCCATCCTGCCTCAGCTCTTCCTGATCAGTAAGACCGGAGAGGCTGAGACCATCACCACCCACTATCTGTTCTGCCTGGGTGTCTACCGTGCCCTCTATCTCTTCAACTGGATCTGGAGGTTCTACTTTGAGGGCTTCTTTGACATGATTGCTATTGTGGCTGGGGTGGTCCAGACCATCTTGTATTGTGACTTCTTCTACCTTTATGTCACAAAAGGTGAGGTCCAGGGAGAGAAATAAATTCAGTGCTTTGTCCTCAGGTTCAAAACTCCACTTCTGGGGAGCCAGTGTCCTACATAGAATGAAGTTTTCCCTTCTCCCATCATACCTGATCCAGGTCATGATGGGTTTGATGATTAGCTTATCAGTTGGCTTGAGCGGGGCAGTTTCCCAGGACTGGAGTTGAGAACGCTTACTATTCAGAGTAATGTTACTTAGAAACAAATGGCAGTTCCATGAGCTGTTGGGAtgattgtaaaacaaaaaacaaactgtgATTAAGGACCTGTTGTGCCATTGTGTCTCTTGTCCATACAGTGCTGAAAGGAAAGAAGCTTAGCTTGCCAGCGTAAGTGCCAAAGAACAGAAGACCTGTGTCACCATTCAGACTCATATGGGGGGGCACGGGCCAGCAATGTCACAGCAAGAGGCCGAAGACAGAAAGCGCACGTGAAACTGCTGCCGTTTGTGAAATGTCATCTGGATGAAAAAAATGACAGCACAATGACTGCAATGAGGACTTCTCTTGGATTTGGCAATGgaaattttttgttttcagcATCTTGCGATACCTTTTTAGTGCTGTTAAGAAAAActcaaaaagaacaaaaaaaaaggaaacaaatactttttctaTGTGAGGTGTTTCACaagtttaaatgttaaatttggCCAGATTAAACACACCTTAACTCCTACTACATGTACTTTTTGAAAATTTATTTGTGGTTTCTAGGAGTGTTGAATCAGGTACAGTTTGTACTTTGACATAAGTGACACATAAAGTACTATACACATTTTAAACCATCTCATTTTTTCCCTATAACATGGAATTGCTTTAGACTTCAATGGCCTTTCAAATTTCGTCAACTTACACAAATGCCTTATTCATTTGAGAAGAATTATAGCCAGTATATAAGCAGAAACGTTTCCTTGTCGACTTTTCCGTAGAAGGAGAATGTTTTGTACTGCCAAATCATTCAGCACTGATaagttttatttcttatgtaTTGGCTCCAAATTATTGTGCGTTTTGTATCTCTGTTAAGGTTGTAGTCATTCAGCAGTACTCATGACGTAGTGTACAACCTCCGTAACACAGGACAAGataatattaatagtagtatCCTGTTATTAAGTATTTGTTCTTTAGATGCAGTAATTTATCAACAAAGCCCATGGAATTTAATATGGTGTGCTTATCAAACCagatctggagtgtgtgtgtgtgtgtgtacagatttCATAGAACACTTGTGTTCAGTTTGgacattcatttatatattcagTATGCTTGATGTCCCCCTTCATGAGTCATTCTGCTAGGGTTTTCATTTTTTGAGTTTTTATGTTATCACCtccaataaaatattttacaggCCATtggtttagatttttatttacttattttttttttacccctttttatttctaaacttTTCTAAATTGTAATGCATTAAGGCTTTGAGTAATTGaatcaaaacacacaaaaacatttgttttatactgttttaatgaaaagtagttttttagtgtagtgttaggTGCAGTGTGCAACAGAAACGTACAATGCACTTGTTAAAATGCTACGAGGACTTCTTTTACAATACAAGCATACAGTGAACATTGCAGGAACAAAAAACACCTTTTAGGCACCAGAAACCCACAAATAAATGCTGACCTATAAAAATATAAGCTCTTAAAATCCACTGTTTGCCCAAATGATGCCAAAAGTTTTAATACTTCCACAGGATGCCAATTGTTGTCCTAGGGGCTCTGAAATTGACACTAATACAGTGTTCTGCTGATCTGGAATAACAGCAATATATGTATAGAATATAGCACAATGGTGCATGCTGTTTCAGgggttaaaaatataaaatacacttACAAAACCACtgttcatattaaaaaaaaaaaaaaaaaaaaaaagtaacaataTATAGTGGACATTTCTGCCATTGCACTCTCACTGGCCAAAAGCTGTGGATGGGGTTGTGCAATATAAATGCGCAGACCGTATTACCACTCAGTCATTTaggtctttttctttctccatgtCTCCTGCAGAGACTGTCCTTTCAGGTACTCTATTGGGTGAAAGGCAGAAGGAAAATATTAGAAGGTATAAGAGTGAAGCACTGCTGTGAGAATGTGACGTGATTGGTGAGATAACAGGGtatctgcaggtatcagcacttcaaatgcaatactttttaatacaatatttaaaacatttccaaaCAATTTTAATACCTGCACGTACGTCACTTCAATCACGCTAGTAGcacgatacatcagctataatggtttgtgttcatgcatatacatccatttctgggtttaagtaaactatagcagggtaaacttctatagaggtAGATGGTAAATATCCtttttgcattaccatttgctccaacagtgaaaggAGAAAATTGGATCAAGTATTTCCTTTCCATGATTTTCCAAGATAGGAAAACATATAGAAAGATGGATTATGGCagtcagaaaagaaaaattgacCCTTACCCCCTCGCGGCAGTGTttacgggttttttttttttgtaatataatgTCAGTTTAATTTAGAAACCAGTGTTACaaatgtatgtacatttttgtaaagaaggacaaaaaaaagttattttgcaatattgcttttccactgaataatacttaataataaaatttttttttatgtggggGTAccaatagtaatatatttctgacttcaCTTTTATCCGTTAgaccttgtggcttttattttgttcgGAAAACTGCAGGAAGACCTTCTTTTATGTTGGCTACAATGGTTTAAATTAACTTCTCATTACCAATCAGGTGAAACACTGAGTGCAGCACAGTCACATGGGTTTACCATTTCAAAAAGCAACGAGCGACAATAAAATCTAGATCTACATTTACGGTTTGGTTGCATTTTTAAGACTTTTGAAACGTGAATTTAATTAAGgccttgtttttaaattaaggaATTTAAGACGTTAAGGACCCACAGAAACCCTGGATAAGGTACCTGGGAATGCAAGAGTAATTGAAGACATGTGAGCCAATAATGTACATGATGCTTAGCACACAGGAGATCCAGAAGGCCACCACGGCAAGACAGCAGAAAACACAGAGCAAGATGACTCCTCCGAAAGACAGCAGGAAAACTGGATAGGAAATATAGTACAACGTATTGTGAGCAGTAACTGAGAAGTGATTCACTGAAATGACTGGGTATCTACTAGTTACTCTGCATTATTGGCTGCATTCCTTACTTTCAATTAATATGCAATATGCAGTAACAGTGATGAACGTAACAGCAGCATATGCCAGGAAAAGCCCAACAGGTACTGAGGCTGTTAGACCAAATACAAGCAGCACCAGTGTGATGAAGGGGTGGTCACTCAGATACTTTCCCACCTTGCTATTCAAGAGCTCTTCGATCTAGAGAAAAGAGGAAACATTCAAATCATTCTGTGGTTGTAGGTAATGGACGTGTCTTCtgtacatacagtggtgcttgaaagtttgtgaaccctttagaattttctatatatttgcataaatatgacctaaaacacccTCAGATTTTCACCCAAGTCCTCAAAGTAGAGAAAGAGaccccaattaaacaaatgagacaaaaaaaaaatattatacttggtcatttacttattgaggaaaatgatccaatgttacatatctgtgagtggcaaaagtgtgGCCATCTTGTGCTGCAATAACTGCAAGTAAAGATTTCTGGTAAGTttatcagtcctgcacatcagcgtATGTGACGCTATAACATTCTGGGTCATTTtcccctcaataaataaaatgaccaaCTATaacattttgtcttatttgtttaattggtttctctttgtctacttttaggacttgtgtgaaaatctgatggtttttaggtcatatttatacagatacATAGACAGTtataaactttcaagcaccactgtatataatgtacagtataacgCTGCCTGAATGCAGTagcggtggctcagtggttgaGGTTCTGTGTTAGTGTTTAGGTAGTTGTGAATTCAAATCCCAAGACTGTGACAGAGCGACTGCTGGGCGGgcacttaaaggaaaaatccacttGGAAACAAATTGCATATTAAACTTTAGCAGTAACGCGCAATCCTAGATTTAATTTCTAATAAAATTCTGAGTTGACTTGTTAGTTTAAATTCGAGTTAGTTGCAGTTAAAACGTTCATGGTCACATTGGTATCTCTTCACTACGGCTAATCATTATTTACATTACTGATAGTTGTGCAAATGGGATTTATATCTTGCTCTTCcattaacagaaacttggatctactccgggttctccggtttcctcccacctccaaaaatGTCAGTAGTTGGACTGGCGACTCTAAATTGCCCGtaagtgtgaatgagtctgtgtaaagtaccctgtgatggactggtgtcccatccgaGGTCGAGGTGGGCATCATGCCCAGTATTCTTGGAATAGGACTCAGGTCCACTCTGAGTCACAgtctgtgaccctgaccagggtaAAAACggttatggaaaatgaatgaatgaatgaatgaaattataATCCTCAAAAAGCAATTTGACTAACTTTTGCACTGGACAAAATTTCCAAATGCATACACGATAAAAACATTGTATAAAACGTCACCTTGGGTTCCCACTTGAAGTCCTCCATTAATGCTCCAAATTTGCCTGGAGCACCTTCAGCAGCTACACCTTATTTCCTCTGGAATGATTTGAAAATGagtttacagttaaaaaaaacaaaaccaaaaacttaAAATACATAAAGTGACGGAATAATAATATGTTACAACAGAAACCTTAGCTCCTTCTGAAGCAGCTTCGCAGCGACTAAACAGTTCAATAAAAGGAGGAAGCACTTGAGGAAAATATAGAAACACTTTTCTAGCTGccttttttcttgtttatttaaagttgaGCTGCCTGTTTAACAGTGTGAAGTTAATGGCACTAGTCCTTGAATTCAGTCATTATTCTGACATGGCTAACAAAATACATTCTAAAGCAACAGTTAGTATTAGCACTAATGCGGAGTCTTTCTTAACTTTAGCTCGGCTCACCAAGTGTGCCCTCCACAATAAGCGCACAGCCATGAGACAAACAACTAGCAGCCTAGTCACAGTAAACGGAATGTAAACTACAGTATAGTAATACAGATACCTGCTCATCCGAAAAAACACGTTCTCAAAAATAAGAATTTAGTCTTGTCTGACTTTATAATAACCCACCCGTATTCGGACGAATACCTCCTCCTGCACCATGAAGTCGGACGCCGATTGGACGtcgagaaagaaaagaattggACAAAAAATAACCAAACAAAAGCTGTAAATAATTTCTCAGTAATCCTATAAGAAATGGATCATGACACATTTCCCTTCATACAGCTAGTAGCCTATCACACAGCTTTAATCACTGAGCTGTCAATTCAGTTATAGCCTAAATAAATGGCATAGACTgccaaaatgatttttatttaacgccaaaataattattaatgaataaattttgaTGAAAGTGATTGGATAGACA
This genomic window contains:
- the kdelr2a gene encoding ER lumen protein-retaining receptor 2 gives rise to the protein MNIFRLAGDLSHLAAIIILLLKIWKTRSCAGISGKSQILFALVFTTRYLDLLTSFISLYNTFMKIVYIGCAYATVYLIYMKFKATYDGNHDTFRVEFLVVPVGGLAFLVNHDFSPLEILWTFSIYLESVAILPQLFLISKTGEAETITTHYLFCLGVYRALYLFNWIWRFYFEGFFDMIAIVAGVVQTILYCDFFYLYVTKVLKGKKLSLPA
- the LOC108258850 gene encoding lipid droplet assembly factor 1-A isoform X2; the protein is MEDFKWEPKIEELLNSKVGKYLSDHPFITLVLLVFGLTASVPVGLFLAYAAVTFITVTAYCILIEIFLLSFGGVILLCVFCCLAVVAFWISCVLSIMYIIGSHVFNYSCIPRVPERTVSAGDMEKEKDLND
- the LOC108258850 gene encoding lipid droplet assembly factor 1-A isoform X1, translating into MMPTSTSDGTPVHHRIEELLNSKVGKYLSDHPFITLVLLVFGLTASVPVGLFLAYAAVTFITVTAYCILIEIFLLSFGGVILLCVFCCLAVVAFWISCVLSIMYIIGSHVFNYSCIPRVPERTVSAGDMEKEKDLND